CTAATCAAAATAACAACAAGATTTGCACAAATATTTTATCGCATCTACCAAGCTCAAAAGATATATAGGGAACAATTTTAACATCATCTATCAATTTGTTACGAGTAtcttatttaatccttttagatCAACTATAACAACGCCCTTAATCAACATCCATCACTCTCCTACTACaactataaataatatatggaaTCGATTCTTAACTGTAAATAAAGCTTCTTAACAAGTAGGTAAAGAAAAGACACAAGCAAGTCACATTGTATATACTCTCTTGAACTTAACACTTTCAAAACCACCATTCTAAGGCCtctttacattattatttttacaatctCACGATGTAAACCATTTCCCCTCACCATAACTTTTGTGTTACAATGGAAATACAATACGAGGACATATCCAGATTAGGAACATTTTAAACTCCGatcattataaataaaataactctatattaagtaactcaaaaaaaaatctaaagacAGCCGCTAATAATAAAATCCATTTTTATACGATGAAAATAGTTGCAAAGGTGGCACTCAAAGCTTTTTGAATGCTGGATGCATCAAACAAAGAACCTAAATTACTCAGAAAAAAGCAACTCACTAATCTCTTGTATTTTTAAGATTAAACATGAATTTATGTGGATAAATAATGCAACTTATAAGACATAAGAAACAGAAAAATCTGTTCTAATGAATGGGAAACCCTCTGTAGCTCTCAAACCCAACCAAATGTGTTAAAGTAACTAGAACATCCAATTCATACAAACACATTGATTATTTTCAATGAACCCCCTAACAGaccaatttgagaatataaaaaatggttGATGACAGTTTCTACGCAAGTGAATGAGAACAATTAAACGCTTATGCATATGCTAAGGCACCCTATAACCACTTATGCACCTGAAATAGAGCTAATTGTACCAACAAACTTGCATGCGCATCAAACAAAACCTTTACCCTTACAATGGTATCATGAgaaagaaaaccctaaaatccgAATTGAGTAGAAAAATGGAGATAAAGGAGAGACAAATAAGGGACAAAAGGTGGTTTTGTTGGAATAACAAGTTGCTTGGATTTTCCAAAGAAAATCAAAGCTAAAATTCCTAACAAGAAAAAGAGGATGGAAAGATACGGTGAAGAAGCACTTACATCAAACAATGGGGCCGGAGACCGAGACGGTGGAGTCGGGTGGAGGTGACTTCGCTCATGACTTCTTTGATGTTGGGAGAGAGAGGTGGAGGTGGATTTCGAGTTGGGAGGGCAAATCAGGGCGTGAGATGTAAAACGGATGTAAACTGAGGAGAAGGCAGGGATTACAAAACAGAGAATTTCGGGGGTTAGGGGCTTAACGTAATAGGCCTGTATTAGGCAATACATCGAACCAAACACCGACTTAAATGGGGCCCacggattaggggtgtattggctaatccaatacacccaaccaaacatggcaTAAGGGTGTTAATTATTTAGATCAACAATGacatgacttttttttttagccattataagataataataaaatggtaGTTTTGATCTTTCTATTATGCttacatttgagatttagtctttattttaatttgacataatttaattttctatttttacaatgaCATTAGGTAGTCCAAgtaattaacatatttaatcattacgattaaaatttttagtcatttaaaaaagaagctattatatcaaaaaattatattggcATTATGATTTACTAAGCATGGTTAAAAAATTCACAtcatttactaaaaatattaagggTGCTAATTATTTAGATCAATAATgacattactttttttttcttcttctattttttagtcattataagataatgataaaatggtaattttgatCTTTCTATTATGCTCacatttgatatttaatctttatattttaatttgacataatttgatttTCTACTTTTACTATGACATTAGGTAGTCCAAATAATTAATGACTTTagctattttgattaaaattttattctattttaaaaaatgctattatataaagaaaattatattcaCACAATGATTTGGCATAAgtattgttaaaaaattcacaTCATCTACTAAAATATTAAGGGTGTTAATTATTTAGACCAATACTGGCATgattttttctactttttagtttttataagaTAATGGTAAAATGATAGTTTTGATCCTTTTATTATGCTcacatttgagatttagtctttatattttaatttgaaataatttaatcctcTACGTTATAATAGTATTAGTTAGCCCAAATAATTAACATCTTTAGCTATATCGGTTAAAATGATTACATGAAGTTGTAATGagtatttttaagaaaagaatTGACCTCAACATTTTGACTATAACAATTAAGGGTatgtaatatttcaattaaCTAATGATATTATGTAGAGGAACCAAATTATATCGAATTAAAGAATagatattaaattctaaatttaaacattGTAGAAAGaccataatcataatttgatataaaacaATCTATGCCTAACCCAATAATTTgtcattttgtttaataaaatttaattatttaatatatatacaagcgATGAAAAGTTTTAACTTTACAAGCAAGATTGAGATTTTACGACTTGctctattaatatttttataaataagtttgtttcaatttaatttaattggtataagtaattatatatttgCTTGGgaatgattattaaaataataaaaattatatacgtatatgtcgtataatgaaaattattcctattttattgttgatttaattaCTTTTGATTCACATCCCttatcatttataaaattttaaagaaaatagcTTAATAGCTTCACCCTTCGTACAAGAAGACGATGATTAGGTTAGGCTAAGCAAGGAAATTAGAGGGTCGGGGAGTTTAAGAACACAGATGCATGCGACTGCAATGTCAACATACTGCAGCAGAAAGCAGacagaaattaaaaatggtGGACAAGGGGACAAGAAGACAATGTACTGTAATGAATTCACGTGCAACATCAATTGTTAAATAATCCCAAAGGTTGTCTCTCATGTCATGTCTCCTCTCATACCACGTGgtccatttttttgtttttcttttaagtagtttataagtataaatatactataacaaaaataattcatattcCTGTAATTATAACTACAATAAATTTAGtagaaatagaaattaaacaaaaataaaatcgatGATATTTATGTGTTTAGTGGAAGgcgaatataaaagaaattgttcCAAAAAACTCAACTTTGTTCTATTGTTCTAAATACAAAATACGAGGACCCTTTGCTATCCTTAACCCCAATGCATTAAATTTGGCTTCATCACTCTCTTCTTTCTTGTTAAACTTTAGATTCCGTTTGTTTGGCAAGAAATTAAGAAAgatattgaaaaaagaaaagaaaataatggttATATCTATACGATTTTAAGTTTAAAGCAAATCGGATCCAGTTAATGTTCAATGTAttgatttggttaatttggtcaaatttagaaactaattcaattataaCTAAATACATTTAATCAATTATTGATTTTCAAATGTACTTAACTGTATCAACCAActgaattgattttaatttcttttaaaataattatgactaaattttaatttaattaaattcatatctaattttgagatattaaaattattccatactactatttaaaaattaatatttttaaagaacaaaaaatagatTGTTTTGGGGATAAACCAAAACCCTAACTTCCTTGTAGAGTATCCCGTCCCATGTAACagaattttcctttattttttttaaataaataaatgtttcgTCTCTCACCCTTTTACCTTTTTAAACTTTCCTTCCAATTCTCCCTATATCTGATCATCCTACTTTGTCTTCCATTTTTATTACCTTAAataaccaaagaaaaaaaaatgcagCCAGTTAAATATGGTGCACAGAATCTACAAGAGCGGCTAATGGAGGAAGATGGTTATTCTTCAGTTTTCTCCATTTCAAACCCTCTTCATTGTCAACAACTTTTCCAGCAAAATATGGGTCCACTTACCCATCAGCTTCTTCTCCACCAACATCAGTTTCAGCAACCCAATTCGGCTGTGGGTTTCAAGTTGGGTCTTGATGAAATTAGTATGAAAAAAGAGGCTGCTTTAGCTTTGAACCATCCTCAACAAAATGGCAATGACCAGCATTCTCTTTTGGCACCTCATTGTTGGCATCCCCAAGAAGATTCTCCCATCAAACAACccttttggtaatttttttaaatgatttattataatttcttttttcccaaaattgacTTCTTTGTTACCCATGTCCAGGAAGTCCCTAAATAGATGTGATGAGGATAGCATTAGGCAATGTACAAGTGAGAGAAGCAAGCATTTGGATAACAGATATAGGTTCTTTGGTGAGCTTGAAGCTATTTATGGCCTTGGTGGGGAAACTACTCAAGCTGGTTCTGGCTCGGCTCTCACAGGTGAAAATTATTCACCTGCAAATGTGGGTATTCCCATGCCCTCAGCCGAATTTCAAGGCCATAATGTAGGTGCCAATGGTCGGGGTGATAATGTTACAACCGGGGTTGACCATGGATCAGAGGGTTCTATTGGAGAACAAGCTTCATTGAGGAAGAttcaaaagaagaagaggaagaagaaaatgaaggagCAATTGTGTTCGATGCttgttttttttgaaactttggTGAAACAAGTGATGGATCATCAAGAAGGACTTCATAAAAGGTTCTTGGAAGTGATTGAAACAATGGATAAAGAAAGGTCAGCCAAAGAAGAATCATGGAGGCAACGAGAGGCTGAGAAACGTAAAAATGAGGCCATTGCAAGAGCAAACGAACAAGCTTTAGCTTCAAATAGAGAGGCTGTTATTGTATCTTATTTGGAGAAACTTACAGGTCAAAGCATCAATCTTCCTCCAAGGACTCCATTGTTGGTGCAACCAGAAAGTGCAATAGTACCCTTAAATGATAACAATAGCAGGTGGCCTAGAGCTGAAGTTGAGGCATTGATCCAAGTAAGATGCGACTTAGAAGCAAAGTTTAGAGAACCTGGATTGAAAGGGCCTGTTTGGGAAGAGGTAAGCTCTTTCATGGCTTCCCTTGGTTATCAAAGAAGTGCTAAAAgatgcaaagaaaaatgggaaaacattaacaaatattttaggAAGAGCAAAGAAAATGGCAAGAAGCGCTGTCGGCATTCTAAAACCTGCACTTATTTTCACCAATTGGATCAGCTCTACTCAAGAATGTTACCCACTACTTGTCCCACTTCTCCACCTAGTCCTTTGATCAACAATGATATTGATTTGCCTGAGACTGAGCTTGGGGCTGCATAAGTTCCCCAAAACCTGATTTTGATGGTGCAGTTTGTGAGAATTAATGTAGTACAAGGAAGCTGCAAAGGAAGCCTTGGACAATGAGGgtgaaggagaagaagaagaagaagatgatgacagTAATGCTAGCTAGgtaattattttttccattctcAAGGATTCTCAGTGCCAATGGTGTTTAGTTCCATAGTATTGTTACTATTAACTTTTGAGTTTGAACTGAATTTACTGACTGTGTATATGCAATATGTTAGGACTTGAATTAGTATCTTCAGTTTCatctataataatttttagtcaaattaaCTGGATATAGGTCTCTTTTCTAGTTGTGGTAGGCAttgcctttttcttgttctttgttttttcttttgtattatcTGCACTATGGTCCAAATGGATAGTTTTAGTCCGACAATTCATTtatttagtttcaaattttgaacCCTCT
This genomic stretch from Gossypium raimondii isolate GPD5lz chromosome 6, ASM2569854v1, whole genome shotgun sequence harbors:
- the LOC105774416 gene encoding trihelix transcription factor DF1, which produces MQPVKYGAQNLQERLMEEDGYSSVFSISNPLHCQQLFQQNMGPLTHQLLLHQHQFQQPNSAVGFKLGLDEISMKKEAALALNHPQQNGNDQHSLLAPHCWHPQEDSPIKQPFWKSLNRCDEDSIRQCTSERSKHLDNRYRFFGELEAIYGLGGETTQAGSGSALTGENYSPANVGIPMPSAEFQGHNVGANGRGDNVTTGVDHGSEGSIGEQASLRKIQKKKRKKKMKEQLCSMLVFFETLVKQVMDHQEGLHKRFLEVIETMDKERSAKEESWRQREAEKRKNEAIARANEQALASNREAVIVSYLEKLTGQSINLPPRTPLLVQPESAIVPLNDNNSRWPRAEVEALIQVRCDLEAKFREPGLKGPVWEEVSSFMASLGYQRSAKRCKEKWENINKYFRKSKENGKKRCRHSKTCTYFHQLDQLYSRMLPTTCPTSPPSPLINNDIDLPETELGAA